The Streptomyces sp. HUAS CB01 genome has a segment encoding these proteins:
- a CDS encoding ATP-binding cassette domain-containing protein yields MPGAIYAEGLVKTFGEVRALDGVDLDVPEGTVLGLLGPNGAGKTTAVRVLTTLLRPDSGRAVVAGIDVLQNPNEVRRSIGLSGQFAAVDEYLTGRENLQMVGRLYQMNARAAKARASELLERFNLADAADRPAKTYSGGMRRRLDLAAALVVSPPVMFMDEPTTGLDPRNRQALWEVIKELVGGGTTLLLTTQYLEEADHLADDICVVDHGKVIARGTADQLKARTGGERVEVVVHRPDEIAPARDILRRFGAEGAAAGDIAVEEHTRRLTVPVTGGAKLLAEVIRELDAAGVEIDDIGLRRPTLDDVFISLTGRHAEEGAEDGGEVPAARQGTDRKAGKEAVK; encoded by the coding sequence ATGCCAGGCGCCATTTACGCCGAAGGTCTGGTGAAGACCTTCGGCGAGGTAAGGGCTCTGGACGGAGTTGATCTCGACGTTCCCGAGGGCACCGTCCTCGGGCTCCTCGGCCCGAACGGCGCGGGCAAGACCACCGCCGTGCGCGTCCTGACGACCCTGCTCCGCCCCGACAGCGGCAGGGCCGTCGTGGCGGGCATCGACGTCCTCCAGAACCCCAACGAAGTCCGGCGGTCGATCGGGCTCTCCGGCCAGTTCGCCGCGGTCGACGAATACCTGACCGGCCGCGAGAACCTGCAGATGGTCGGCCGGCTCTACCAGATGAACGCCAGGGCCGCGAAGGCCAGGGCCAGCGAGCTGCTGGAGCGCTTCAACCTCGCCGACGCGGCCGACCGCCCGGCGAAGACCTACTCCGGCGGTATGCGCCGGCGTCTCGACCTCGCCGCGGCGCTCGTCGTCTCCCCGCCCGTGATGTTCATGGACGAGCCCACCACCGGTCTCGACCCGCGCAACCGCCAGGCGCTGTGGGAAGTCATCAAGGAGCTCGTCGGCGGCGGTACGACGCTGCTGCTGACCACGCAGTACCTGGAGGAGGCCGACCACCTGGCCGACGACATCTGCGTCGTCGACCACGGCAAGGTCATCGCCCGGGGTACAGCGGACCAGCTCAAGGCGCGCACCGGAGGGGAGCGGGTCGAGGTCGTCGTCCACCGGCCCGACGAGATCGCCCCCGCCCGCGACATCCTCCGGCGCTTCGGCGCCGAAGGAGCGGCCGCCGGCGACATCGCGGTCGAGGAGCACACCCGGAGGCTCACGGTTCCGGTGACCGGCGGGGCCAAGCTGCTCGCCGAGGTCATCCGCGAGCTGGACGCCGCCGGCGTCGAGATCGACGACATCGGGCTGCGCCGCCCCACCCTCGACGACGTCTTCATCTCCCTGACCGGCCGCCATGCCGAGGAGGGCGCCGAGGACGGCGGCGAGGTGCCGGCCGCCCGCCAGGGCACGGACCGCAAGGCCGGGAAGGAGGCCGTGAAGTGA
- the greA gene encoding transcription elongation factor GreA, whose protein sequence is MTQTSENVTWLTQEAYNQLKAELEYLSGPARVEIAKKIEAAREEGDLRENGGYHAAKEEQGKQELRVRQLTQLLEKAKVGEAPADNGTVAPGMVVTVAFDGDESDTETFLLASREYASGDISTYSPQSPLGSGVNGKKVGQDAEYELPNGRTAMVKILEAKPYQG, encoded by the coding sequence GTGACCCAGACCAGCGAGAACGTCACCTGGCTCACCCAGGAGGCGTACAACCAGCTCAAGGCCGAGCTGGAGTACCTGTCTGGTCCCGCGCGCGTCGAGATCGCGAAGAAGATCGAGGCGGCCCGTGAGGAGGGCGACCTGCGGGAGAACGGCGGGTACCACGCGGCCAAGGAGGAGCAGGGCAAGCAGGAGCTCCGTGTGCGCCAGCTGACCCAGCTCCTGGAGAAGGCGAAGGTCGGCGAGGCCCCGGCGGACAACGGCACGGTGGCCCCCGGCATGGTCGTCACGGTCGCCTTCGACGGCGACGAGAGTGACACCGAGACCTTCCTGCTCGCTTCCCGCGAGTACGCGTCGGGCGACATCTCGACGTACTCGCCGCAGTCCCCGCTCGGCTCGGGCGTGAACGGCAAGAAGGTCGGCCAGGACGCGGAGTACGAGCTTCCCAACGGCAGGACGGCCATGGTGAAGATCCTCGAGGCCAAGCCGTACCAGGGCTGA
- a CDS encoding DUF4307 domain-containing protein encodes MGAVREGLTEGRYGRSADERADRRLRIIGAVLGAGFVAMIAWFGYDYVSGQRISAEVIKFDVTAEDRVQVHLEVRKDGGAQGYCTLRSRAEDGSEVGRRDVRFDTRETRVDQVVTVRTTAKATSAELAGCTADDGPKG; translated from the coding sequence ATGGGCGCGGTGCGCGAGGGGCTTACCGAGGGCCGTTACGGGCGCTCGGCGGACGAGCGCGCCGACCGCAGGCTCAGGATCATCGGCGCGGTGCTCGGCGCCGGTTTCGTCGCCATGATCGCCTGGTTCGGCTACGACTACGTGAGCGGCCAGCGGATCAGCGCCGAGGTGATCAAGTTCGACGTCACGGCGGAGGACCGGGTCCAGGTGCATCTGGAGGTCCGCAAGGACGGCGGCGCGCAGGGCTACTGCACCCTCCGCTCGCGCGCCGAGGACGGCTCCGAGGTCGGCCGGCGGGACGTCCGCTTCGACACGCGCGAGACGCGGGTGGACCAGGTCGTCACCGTGCGTACGACGGCGAAGGCGACGAGTGCCGAGCTTGCCGGCTGCACCGCGGACGACGGGCCGAAGGGCTGA
- the mca gene encoding mycothiol conjugate amidase Mca has product MTEQLRLMAVHAHPDDESSKGAATMAKYVSEGVDVLVVTCTGGERGSILNPKLQGDRYIEENIHEVRRKEMDEAREILGVKQEWLGFVDSGLPEGDPLPPLPEGCFALEDVDKAAGELVRKIRSFRPQVITTYDENGGYPHPDHIMTHKITMVAFEGAADVEKYPESEYGPAWQALKLYYNQGFNRPRTVALHEALLARGLDSPYGEWLERWKEFQRAERTLTTFVPCADFFETRDRALIAHATQIDPDGGWFRVPMQIQQEVWPTEEYELAKSLVDTSLPEDDLFAGVRADA; this is encoded by the coding sequence TTGACTGAGCAGCTGCGACTGATGGCCGTCCACGCCCACCCCGACGACGAGTCGAGCAAGGGCGCGGCCACGATGGCCAAGTACGTGTCCGAGGGGGTGGACGTGCTGGTCGTGACCTGCACGGGAGGCGAGCGCGGCTCCATCCTCAACCCCAAGCTCCAGGGCGACCGGTACATCGAGGAGAACATCCACGAGGTGCGCCGCAAGGAGATGGACGAAGCCCGCGAGATCCTGGGCGTGAAGCAGGAGTGGCTCGGCTTCGTCGACTCCGGCCTGCCGGAGGGTGACCCGCTGCCCCCGCTGCCCGAGGGCTGCTTCGCGCTGGAGGACGTCGACAAGGCGGCCGGCGAGCTGGTGCGGAAGATCCGCTCCTTCCGCCCGCAGGTCATCACCACGTACGACGAGAACGGCGGTTACCCGCACCCGGACCACATCATGACCCACAAGATCACGATGGTGGCCTTCGAGGGCGCGGCCGACGTCGAGAAGTACCCGGAGTCCGAGTACGGCCCGGCCTGGCAGGCGCTGAAGCTCTACTACAACCAGGGCTTCAACCGCCCGCGCACGGTCGCCCTCCACGAGGCCCTGCTCGCGCGCGGCCTGGACTCCCCGTACGGCGAGTGGCTGGAGCGCTGGAAGGAGTTCCAGCGCGCGGAGCGGACCCTCACGACGTTCGTGCCGTGCGCCGACTTCTTCGAGACCCGCGACCGGGCGCTGATCGCCCACGCCACCCAGATCGACCCGGACGGCGGCTGGTTCCGCGTACCGATGCAGATCCAGCAGGAGGTGTGGCCGACCGAAGAGTACGAGCTCGCCAAGTCCCTCGTCGACACCTCCCTGCCCGAGGACGACCTGTTCGCCGGGGTTCGCGCGGACGCCTGA
- a CDS encoding tetratricopeptide repeat protein produces MRDSHRTEAERLLVRAVEEEVRRSGGRTDSATLLSRGRDALQTMAASADEEYAAYLRAVEEAEAGHSSLAERFGRQDMSTPVLVTAVAAAAAVGADMALGTATGTALGAGAVVAVAGAAATVAKVTASHWPAAHRRAGALGQPGGPEQLRLQWLTALEVRGIRPFLDQQRMLTAATARPVKKTAAGPPLRGADRSQAARRRNVLEQSFAHLPEPGGPFAGRREAMAQIAQWVHAARASTETKPTVVVLYGEPGSGRTTLAVRAARELKDQFRGACLVDLRGGSTGEQPLSTRDALLHLLNRLGAPREQLLFRERSSAEQQVRRLGELYHQYLTGLPVTVVLDDASDPEQVRMLVPERSDSLVLVTAREPLELPEDLPAWVHRLPVEALDAAGAEELLAASAGEPLDGPYDSRSMDTIRDLSGGLPLALRIAGSSLGTRTPHALASDLGAYGPVGAVERALWLRYTDLPDEGRRLLRRLALAGRASLGAAAASALLGTDEAEAQRLLSELARAGLLDHVRGGPSTPPGIQQPRPQGVGGAGGERYRLHDAVRSFALARLLDEEEQAERTAAQERLIIGYAELADTVIRLVDGKTSTRADMFARTSAGHGFTSLEAALRWLDDESSFITAALRHAEGVDQQAVLNLLGALCDYCLLRGDLYRLGEINELTQAVDQGLLVRSVQWRTGIAARQLGELDKARTTLSSVVDLYREAQHEAGAARALCSLGITLHHQGNLTEASAKLREAMELQSSEELAADRAWTLHALAAVERDRANLAEARTLLTTAVQLHRESESLHGEAWSHFQFGQVHLRMGRVPEAEASLRLALDLYGRTQDGRGEAWALTQLARARLVDGDPSPAVEQLNQALARHRENEDARGEAWTLYYLGQALEERGERDQAVRELERARTMFSRMRDVYGLACARHHSGRATRDQRAAQTGNLRNSGFARQLLVDARADFQRIRVAHGEAWTCLELAVIDAGNSRPAQALALCEEAAALFASYGDRRGADWAGFLRCTLLPYASAGGVEVGTVVAQEELATLREGPHPARDGRLEDCMEAFALVLERGVRLEDDWQAWQLGMVPGRHAREVMGVPVD; encoded by the coding sequence ATGCGGGACAGCCATCGGACGGAAGCCGAGCGGCTGTTGGTGCGGGCCGTCGAGGAGGAGGTGCGCCGCTCCGGCGGCAGAACGGACTCCGCGACGCTGCTCTCACGCGGTCGCGACGCACTGCAGACGATGGCGGCGAGCGCGGACGAGGAGTACGCGGCGTATCTCCGCGCGGTGGAGGAGGCGGAGGCCGGGCACTCGTCCCTGGCCGAGCGGTTCGGCCGGCAGGACATGTCGACGCCCGTGCTGGTCACCGCGGTTGCCGCGGCGGCCGCCGTCGGGGCGGACATGGCCCTGGGCACGGCGACGGGCACGGCGCTCGGCGCCGGGGCCGTCGTGGCGGTGGCCGGGGCGGCGGCGACCGTCGCCAAGGTCACCGCGTCCCACTGGCCGGCGGCGCACCGCAGGGCCGGTGCGCTCGGGCAGCCGGGCGGACCCGAGCAGTTGCGGCTGCAGTGGCTGACCGCGCTCGAGGTCCGGGGCATCCGCCCGTTCCTGGACCAGCAGCGGATGCTGACGGCGGCCACCGCCCGCCCGGTGAAGAAGACCGCGGCGGGCCCGCCGTTGCGCGGGGCGGACCGCAGCCAGGCGGCCCGCCGCCGCAATGTGCTGGAGCAGTCCTTCGCCCATCTCCCGGAGCCGGGAGGGCCGTTCGCCGGACGCCGGGAGGCGATGGCGCAGATCGCGCAGTGGGTCCACGCCGCGCGGGCGTCGACGGAGACGAAGCCCACGGTCGTCGTGCTGTACGGCGAACCCGGGTCGGGCCGCACCACGCTCGCGGTGCGGGCCGCCCGCGAGCTGAAGGACCAGTTCCGGGGCGCGTGCCTGGTGGATCTGCGCGGCGGGTCCACGGGCGAGCAGCCGCTGTCGACCCGGGACGCGCTGCTGCACCTGCTGAACCGGCTCGGAGCGCCGCGCGAGCAGTTGCTCTTCAGGGAACGGTCGTCCGCGGAGCAGCAGGTCCGGCGCCTCGGCGAGCTCTACCACCAGTACCTGACCGGGCTGCCCGTCACCGTCGTCCTGGACGACGCGAGCGATCCCGAGCAGGTGCGGATGCTCGTCCCGGAGCGCTCGGACAGTCTGGTGCTGGTGACCGCGCGGGAGCCGCTGGAGCTCCCCGAGGACCTCCCGGCGTGGGTGCACCGGCTGCCGGTGGAGGCCCTGGACGCGGCGGGCGCCGAGGAACTGCTCGCGGCGTCCGCCGGGGAGCCGCTGGATGGTCCGTACGACTCGCGCTCGATGGACACGATCCGGGACCTCTCCGGGGGGCTGCCGCTGGCGCTGCGGATCGCCGGCTCGTCCCTGGGCACCCGCACTCCGCACGCACTGGCCTCGGACCTCGGTGCCTACGGGCCGGTGGGAGCGGTGGAGCGGGCGCTGTGGCTGCGCTACACGGACCTCCCGGACGAGGGCCGCAGGCTGCTGCGCAGGCTCGCCCTCGCGGGCCGGGCGTCCCTGGGCGCGGCGGCGGCGTCGGCGCTGCTGGGCACGGACGAGGCCGAGGCGCAGCGGCTGCTGTCGGAGCTGGCGAGGGCGGGACTGCTGGACCATGTGCGCGGGGGTCCCTCCACGCCGCCGGGGATCCAGCAGCCCCGCCCGCAGGGCGTCGGGGGAGCGGGGGGAGAGCGCTACCGGCTGCACGACGCCGTACGGTCCTTCGCCCTGGCGCGGCTGCTGGACGAGGAGGAGCAGGCCGAACGCACGGCGGCGCAGGAGCGGTTGATCATCGGGTACGCGGAACTCGCCGACACGGTGATCCGGCTGGTCGACGGGAAGACCTCGACCCGTGCCGACATGTTCGCCCGGACCTCGGCCGGTCACGGCTTCACCTCGCTGGAGGCGGCGCTGCGCTGGCTGGACGACGAGTCGAGTTTCATCACGGCGGCGCTCCGGCACGCCGAGGGAGTGGACCAGCAGGCCGTGCTGAATCTCCTGGGCGCCCTCTGCGACTACTGCCTGCTGCGCGGCGACCTCTACCGGCTCGGGGAGATCAACGAGCTGACGCAGGCGGTCGACCAGGGCCTGCTGGTCCGCTCGGTGCAGTGGCGCACGGGTATCGCCGCCCGGCAGCTCGGCGAGCTGGACAAGGCGCGCACGACCCTGTCGTCGGTGGTGGACCTGTACCGCGAGGCGCAGCACGAGGCGGGTGCGGCCCGTGCCCTGTGCTCCCTCGGCATCACGCTGCACCACCAGGGCAATCTGACCGAGGCGTCGGCGAAGCTGCGCGAGGCGATGGAGCTGCAGTCCTCCGAGGAGCTGGCGGCCGACCGGGCGTGGACCCTGCACGCGCTGGCCGCGGTGGAGCGGGACCGGGCGAACCTCGCCGAGGCCCGGACGCTGCTGACGACCGCCGTTCAGCTGCACCGGGAGAGCGAGTCGCTGCACGGCGAGGCCTGGTCCCACTTCCAGTTCGGCCAGGTGCACCTGCGCATGGGGAGGGTGCCGGAGGCGGAGGCGTCCCTGCGGCTGGCGCTCGACCTGTACGGGCGGACCCAGGACGGGCGGGGCGAGGCGTGGGCGCTGACACAACTGGCCCGGGCCCGGCTGGTGGACGGCGATCCGTCCCCGGCGGTCGAGCAGCTGAACCAGGCTCTCGCCCGGCACCGCGAGAACGAGGACGCGCGCGGTGAGGCATGGACCCTGTACTACCTGGGCCAGGCGCTCGAGGAGCGGGGGGAACGCGACCAGGCCGTGCGGGAACTGGAGCGCGCCCGGACGATGTTCTCCCGGATGCGGGACGTGTACGGGCTGGCCTGCGCCCGCCACCACTCCGGCCGCGCCACCCGCGACCAGCGCGCGGCGCAGACCGGCAATCTGCGCAACTCCGGTTTCGCCCGCCAGCTCCTGGTCGACGCCCGGGCGGACTTCCAGCGCATCCGGGTCGCCCACGGGGAGGCCTGGACCTGCCTGGAGCTGGCGGTGATCGACGCGGGCAACAGCCGTCCCGCCCAGGCCCTGGCGCTCTGCGAGGAGGCGGCCGCGCTGTTCGCCTCGTACGGCGACCGCCGGGGCGCGGACTGGGCCGGCTTCCTGCGCTGCACGCTGCTGCCGTACGCCTCGGCGGGCGGGGTGGAGGTGGGCACGGTCGTCGCCCAGGAGGAACTGGCCACGCTGCGCGAGGGACCCCACCCGGCCCGCGACGGCCGGCTGGAGGACTGCATGGAGGCGTTCGCCCTGGTCCTGGAGCGCGGGGTGCGGCTGGAGGACGACTGGCAGGCGTGGCAGCTGGGCATGGTGCCCGGGCGGCACGCGCGGGAGGTGATGGGCGTACCGGTCGACTGA
- a CDS encoding ABC transporter permease, whose amino-acid sequence MTTVQEAADRAAAPRPRGGIAQSVSDSLVVAKRNLIRMTRIPEMIIFGMIQPIMFVVLFTYVFGGSIQVGASTSTQAYREFLMAGIFAQTVTFATAGAGAGIADDMHKGLIDRFRSLPMARGAVLTGRTLADLVQTALTLVVLAVVALLVGWRTHENLGKVLLGFLLLLLLGYAFSWIGALIGLSVRTPEAATSGGLIWLFPLTFISNAFVDANNMPGFLQTIAEWNPFSATVQACRELFGNLPPGFEAPDAWPMQHPVLASVIWSVLILVVFRTLAVRKYRSAV is encoded by the coding sequence GTGACCACCGTCCAGGAAGCGGCGGACCGCGCCGCCGCGCCCCGCCCGCGCGGCGGCATCGCGCAGTCGGTGAGCGACTCGCTCGTCGTCGCCAAGCGCAATCTGATCCGTATGACCCGGATCCCGGAGATGATCATCTTCGGGATGATCCAGCCGATCATGTTCGTGGTGCTGTTCACGTACGTGTTCGGCGGTTCCATCCAGGTCGGCGCCTCCACCTCGACCCAGGCCTACCGCGAGTTCCTGATGGCGGGCATCTTCGCCCAGACCGTCACGTTCGCGACCGCGGGCGCCGGTGCGGGCATCGCCGACGACATGCACAAGGGCCTCATCGACCGCTTCCGGTCGCTGCCGATGGCCCGGGGCGCGGTCCTCACCGGCCGCACCCTCGCCGACCTCGTGCAGACGGCACTGACGCTCGTCGTCCTCGCCGTCGTGGCGCTGCTCGTCGGCTGGCGGACCCACGAGAACCTCGGCAAGGTGCTGCTCGGCTTCCTGCTGCTGCTCCTGCTCGGCTACGCGTTCTCCTGGATCGGCGCACTGATCGGCCTCTCGGTCCGCACGCCCGAGGCCGCCACCTCCGGCGGACTGATCTGGCTGTTCCCGCTGACGTTCATCTCGAACGCCTTCGTCGACGCCAACAACATGCCGGGCTTCCTGCAGACGATCGCGGAGTGGAACCCGTTCAGCGCGACCGTCCAGGCGTGCCGCGAGCTGTTCGGCAATCTGCCGCCCGGCTTCGAGGCGCCCGACGCCTGGCCGATGCAGCACCCGGTGCTGGCCTCGGTGATCTGGTCGGTCCTGATCCTGGTGGTCTTCCGCACCCTCGCGGTGCGCAAGTACCGCTCGGCGGTCTGA
- a CDS encoding thioredoxin domain-containing protein → MNRLAGVTSPYLLQHADNPVDWWPWTPEAFEEARRRDVPVLLSVGYSACHWCHVMAHESFEDDDTAAYLNEHFVSVKVDREERPDVDAVYMEAVQAATGQGGWPMTVFLTPGAEPFYFGTYFPPAPRHGMPSFRQVLEGVTAAWADRRGEVDEVAGKIVRDLAGRALAYGGQGTPGEEELAQALLGLTREYDPAHGGFGGAPKFPPSMVLEFLLRHHARTGAEGALQMAADTCEAMARGGIYDQLGGGFARYSVDREWVVPHFEKMLYDNALLCRVYAHLWRVTGSDLARRVALETADFMVRELRTPEGGFASALDADSALPDGSGKHEEGAYYVWTPGRLREVLGEEDAEFAMRYFGVTEEGTFEHGSSVLQLPQDAGVSDAGRVSSVRERLLAAREQRPRPGRDDKVVAAWNGLAIAALAEVGGYFDRPDLVERATEAADLLVRLHLDDGARLTRTSRDGRAGANAGVLEDYADVAEGYLALASVSGEGAWLEFAGFLLDIVLDRFTGPEGQLYDTAHDAERLIRRPQDPTDNAAPSGWSAAAGALLSYAAHTGSEAHRTEAERALGVVKALGPRAPRFIGWGLAVAEALLDGPREVAVVGAPGDDGMRNLHRAALLGTAPGAVVAAGAPGSDEFPLLADRPLVDGKPAAYVCRHFVCAAPVTEVEALRGELGPRG, encoded by the coding sequence ATGAACCGGCTGGCTGGTGTGACCTCGCCTTATCTGCTTCAGCACGCTGACAATCCGGTCGACTGGTGGCCCTGGACGCCGGAGGCTTTCGAGGAAGCCCGGCGGCGCGATGTACCCGTTCTGCTGTCGGTCGGCTACTCCGCGTGCCACTGGTGTCACGTCATGGCCCACGAGTCCTTCGAGGACGACGACACCGCGGCCTATCTCAACGAGCACTTCGTGTCCGTCAAGGTCGACCGCGAGGAGCGTCCCGACGTGGACGCCGTGTACATGGAGGCCGTGCAGGCCGCCACGGGCCAGGGCGGTTGGCCCATGACGGTGTTCCTCACGCCCGGGGCCGAGCCGTTCTACTTCGGCACCTACTTCCCGCCGGCGCCGCGGCACGGCATGCCGTCGTTCCGTCAGGTACTGGAGGGCGTCACCGCCGCCTGGGCGGACCGCCGCGGCGAGGTCGACGAGGTGGCCGGGAAGATCGTCCGCGACCTGGCGGGCCGGGCCCTGGCGTACGGGGGACAGGGGACCCCGGGGGAGGAGGAGCTCGCACAGGCGCTGCTCGGCCTCACCCGGGAGTACGACCCGGCGCACGGCGGCTTCGGCGGGGCGCCGAAGTTCCCGCCGTCGATGGTCCTGGAGTTCCTGCTGCGGCACCATGCGCGCACGGGCGCCGAGGGGGCGCTGCAGATGGCCGCCGACACCTGCGAGGCGATGGCCCGGGGCGGGATCTACGACCAGCTCGGCGGCGGCTTCGCCCGGTACTCGGTGGACCGCGAGTGGGTGGTCCCGCACTTCGAGAAGATGCTCTACGACAATGCGCTGCTCTGCCGGGTGTACGCCCATCTGTGGCGGGTCACCGGCAGCGACCTGGCCCGCCGGGTCGCCCTGGAGACCGCCGACTTCATGGTGCGGGAACTGAGGACGCCGGAGGGCGGCTTCGCCTCCGCCCTCGACGCCGACAGCGCCCTCCCCGACGGTTCCGGGAAGCACGAGGAGGGTGCGTACTACGTCTGGACGCCCGGCCGGCTGAGGGAGGTGCTGGGCGAGGAGGACGCGGAGTTCGCCATGCGGTACTTCGGCGTGACCGAGGAGGGCACGTTCGAGCACGGCTCGTCCGTGCTCCAACTGCCGCAGGACGCGGGCGTCTCCGACGCCGGGAGGGTCTCGTCCGTACGGGAGCGGCTGCTCGCCGCGCGGGAGCAGCGGCCTCGGCCGGGCCGTGACGACAAGGTCGTCGCCGCGTGGAACGGTCTCGCGATCGCCGCCCTCGCCGAGGTGGGCGGGTACTTCGACCGGCCGGACCTCGTCGAGCGCGCCACCGAGGCCGCCGACCTGCTCGTCCGGCTCCACCTGGACGACGGCGCACGGCTGACCCGTACGTCCAGGGACGGCCGGGCCGGCGCCAACGCCGGGGTGCTGGAGGACTACGCCGATGTCGCCGAGGGCTACCTCGCCCTCGCGTCCGTCAGCGGTGAGGGCGCGTGGCTGGAGTTCGCGGGATTCCTGCTGGACATCGTCCTGGACCGGTTCACCGGCCCCGAGGGGCAGTTGTACGACACGGCCCACGACGCCGAGCGGCTGATCCGGCGGCCACAGGACCCCACGGACAACGCCGCTCCCTCCGGCTGGTCGGCCGCCGCCGGGGCGTTGCTGTCCTATGCCGCGCACACCGGGTCGGAGGCCCATCGCACGGAGGCGGAACGGGCGTTGGGGGTGGTGAAGGCGCTCGGCCCGCGCGCCCCCCGGTTCATCGGCTGGGGGCTCGCCGTCGCGGAGGCGCTGCTCGACGGTCCGCGGGAGGTGGCGGTCGTCGGAGCGCCCGGGGACGACGGGATGCGGAATCTCCACAGGGCCGCGCTGCTGGGTACGGCGCCGGGTGCGGTGGTCGCCGCAGGAGCGCCGGGCAGCGATGAGTTCCCGCTGCTCGCGGACCGCCCGCTGGTCGACGGGAAGCCGGCCGCCTATGTCTGCCGGCATTTCGTCTGCGCCGCGCCGGTCACCGAAGTGGAAGCGCTACGGGGCGAGTTGGGCCCGCGCGGGTGA
- a CDS encoding Uma2 family endonuclease has product MTAEMVAPEWMHSPISAEQYDSWSEEQCAGIEIVDGMVVVSPSASKRHNRLARLLANALDEAAGSDWNADTYFDVRLQDVPLTNRRPDVVVYRAETIDLVPTRPEHVLLVVEVVSPGSETTDRVVKVDQYAKAGIPFYWRVEQAATEVPIIYTHVLDPATRAYRDGEVFTGAIKAAAPFSVTVDLGTI; this is encoded by the coding sequence ATGACCGCCGAGATGGTGGCGCCCGAGTGGATGCATTCGCCGATCAGCGCGGAGCAGTACGACTCCTGGTCCGAGGAGCAGTGTGCCGGCATCGAGATCGTGGACGGAATGGTCGTTGTGAGCCCGAGCGCGTCCAAGCGGCACAACCGACTCGCCCGACTCCTGGCCAACGCCCTGGACGAGGCAGCGGGCTCGGACTGGAACGCCGACACGTACTTCGACGTCCGCCTGCAGGACGTCCCTCTCACCAACCGCCGCCCGGACGTCGTGGTCTACCGGGCGGAGACCATCGACCTCGTGCCCACGCGCCCCGAACACGTGCTCCTGGTCGTCGAGGTCGTGTCGCCCGGCTCGGAGACCACCGACCGGGTCGTGAAGGTGGATCAGTACGCCAAGGCCGGCATCCCCTTCTACTGGCGAGTCGAACAAGCCGCCACCGAAGTCCCGATCATCTACACGCACGTGCTGGACCCCGCCACCAGGGCCTACCGGGACGGCGAGGTGTTCACCGGCGCGATCAAGGCTGCCGCACCCTTCTCCGTCACCGTCGACCTGGGAACCATCTGA